Proteins from a single region of Funiculus sociatus GB2-C1:
- a CDS encoding EutN/CcmL family microcompartment protein yields MQIAKVRGTVVSTHKEPTLRGVKLLLVQFIDEEGQLLPKYEVAGDQVGAGLDEWVLISRGSAARQMEGSEKRPIDAMVVAIIDTVNVENRLLYSKKEQYR; encoded by the coding sequence ATGCAAATTGCTAAGGTTCGCGGCACGGTCGTCAGCACTCACAAAGAGCCTACACTCAGAGGTGTCAAGTTACTTCTGGTGCAGTTCATTGATGAAGAGGGACAGCTACTGCCGAAATACGAGGTAGCAGGCGATCAAGTAGGTGCGGGTCTGGATGAGTGGGTTCTGATTAGTCGTGGTAGTGCGGCTCGGCAGATGGAAGGAAGTGAAAAGCGTCCTATCGATGCGATGGTAGTGGCGATTATTGACACTGTGAATGTGGAAAATCGCCTCCTATACAGCAAGAAGGAACAGTATCGTTAG
- a CDS encoding Uma2 family endonuclease: MSLAQERNISEDTWEDIVVPPTDLWSDEPPLESDWHRQQMDALINSLEWWWRNRNDFYVSGNLTIYYSQDQIKSRDFRGPDFFVVLGTERHPRRSWVVWGEGGKYPNVIVEIISESTANVDKGIKKQIYQDILRTPDYFWFDPKTLELAGFHLKDGQYQPIEPNSSGWLWSQQLELYLGIHERKLRFFTSEGELLPIPKEVATEERRQRELAQANADEERRQRELAQANADEERRQRELAQANADEERRQRELAQAKAQALAAKLRELGIDPDA; encoded by the coding sequence ATGTCCCTCGCTCAAGAAAGAAATATCTCAGAAGATACGTGGGAAGATATTGTCGTTCCACCTACTGATTTATGGAGTGACGAACCGCCTTTGGAAAGTGATTGGCATCGACAGCAGATGGATGCGCTCATCAATTCCTTAGAATGGTGGTGGCGTAACCGTAACGATTTTTATGTTAGTGGAAATCTGACAATTTACTACTCTCAAGACCAAATCAAATCGCGGGATTTTCGCGGCCCAGATTTCTTTGTAGTGCTGGGAACAGAACGCCATCCCCGCAGAAGTTGGGTAGTTTGGGGAGAAGGCGGGAAGTATCCCAATGTAATTGTGGAAATTATCTCTGAGAGTACAGCTAACGTAGACAAGGGGATAAAAAAACAAATCTATCAAGATATCCTTCGCACGCCAGATTATTTTTGGTTTGATCCCAAAACTCTCGAACTTGCCGGGTTTCATCTAAAAGACGGTCAGTATCAACCGATAGAACCTAATTCCTCTGGGTGGCTGTGGAGTCAGCAGTTAGAGTTGTATCTGGGTATCCATGAGCGAAAGTTACGCTTTTTTACCTCTGAGGGGGAGTTGCTACCAATACCCAAAGAAGTAGCTACAGAAGAACGCCGACAACGCGAGTTAGCACAAGCCAACGCTGACGAGGAACGCCGACAACGCGAGTTAGCACAAGCGAACGCCGATGAGGAACGCCGACAACGCGAGTTAGCCCAAGCAAACGCTGACGAGGAACGCCGACAACGCGAGTTAGCCCAAGCTAAAGCTCAAGCATTGGCGGCGAAACTCCGGGAATTGGGTATCGATCCGGATGCTTAG
- a CDS encoding TVP38/TMEM64 family protein — protein sequence MNKESSPSKLGSNSKLIVGFLLLASLISAFIFATKYFDIQETLKNLLAWIDSLGFLAPVNFILIYILATVLFIPGSVLTLGSGFVFGVIWGSIYVFIGATLGATAAFLVGRYLARGWVSQQIENNAKFKAVDQAVKREGFKVVLLTRLSPIFPFNILNYSFGVTQVSLKDYFLASIGMIPGTIMYVYIGSLTSSLATIGAANQPTNPETEAVKWVIRVVGFIATVAVTIYVTRIARKALEESVNREEL from the coding sequence ATGAACAAAGAATCTAGTCCAAGCAAATTAGGTTCAAATAGCAAACTCATTGTAGGATTTTTATTACTTGCTTCCCTAATCTCGGCTTTTATTTTTGCAACTAAATATTTTGATATTCAAGAAACTTTGAAAAACCTATTGGCGTGGATTGACAGCCTAGGATTTTTGGCACCCGTGAATTTTATTCTTATTTATATTTTAGCTACCGTGCTTTTTATTCCAGGCTCCGTTCTCACCCTAGGATCTGGTTTTGTCTTTGGCGTTATTTGGGGTTCAATTTATGTTTTCATAGGAGCGACTTTAGGAGCAACAGCCGCTTTTCTAGTTGGGCGTTATTTAGCTCGTGGATGGGTTTCCCAGCAAATAGAAAATAATGCCAAGTTCAAAGCCGTTGACCAAGCGGTGAAGAGAGAAGGATTTAAAGTTGTTCTTTTGACTAGACTTTCGCCGATTTTCCCCTTCAACATTTTAAATTATTCTTTTGGAGTAACCCAAGTTTCCTTAAAAGATTATTTTTTAGCCTCCATTGGGATGATTCCTGGGACTATCATGTACGTTTATATTGGTTCTTTAACGAGTAGCCTCGCCACGATTGGAGCAGCAAATCAGCCCACTAATCCGGAAACAGAGGCAGTAAAATGGGTTATTCGTGTTGTTGGTTTTATTGCCACAGTTGCCGTGACTATTTATGTCACACGCATCGCTCGTAAAGCATTAGAAGAAAGCGTTAATCGAGAGGAATTGTAA
- a CDS encoding ribulose bisphosphate carboxylase small subunit, with translation MPVVRRYAAPPTPWSKSLAEPKIDATAYVHSFSNIIGDVRIEANVLIAPGTSIRADEGSPFHIGESTNIQDGVVIHGLEQGRVVGDDQEEYSVWVGKNASLTHMALIHGPAYVGDDCFIGFRSTVFNARVGHGCIVMMHSLIQDVEIPPGKYVASGSVITSQQQADRLPDVQEGDTEFSRHVVGINEALRAGYLCAADANCVTSVRDEMITSNGDRRPTTQVSSQVSSMNSVSIDISEQVRNLLAQGLKIGTEHADERRFRTSSWQSGSTIETNNAAQAIAALQAALEEYSGEYVRLIGIDPKAKRRVLEQIIQRPDGKVQVAAKTTPAKTQYSNGSKATAQTASASNNSDLSEQVRNLLAQGLKIGIEHADERRFRTSSWQSGSTIDAKNQSQAIAALEAALEEYSGEYVRLIGIDPKAKRRVLEQIIQRPDGKVQVAAKTTPAKTQYSNGSKATAQTASASNNSDLSEQVRNLLAQGLKIGIEHADERRFRTSSWQSGSTIDAKNQSQAVAALEAALEEYSGEYVRLIGIDPKAKRRVLEQIIQRPEGKVQVAAKSAPAAAKSSSYSTPQVVNSSLLSSEVVDQVRNLLAQGYKIGTEHADERRFRTSSWHTCSPIESTRQAEVIDALEACMNSHSDEYVRLFGIDTKAKRRVQETLIQQPNGKAGR, from the coding sequence ATGCCGGTTGTCCGCAGGTATGCGGCTCCCCCGACCCCGTGGTCAAAAAGTTTGGCGGAACCAAAGATTGATGCAACCGCTTATGTACATTCTTTTTCCAACATCATCGGAGATGTGCGGATTGAGGCGAATGTGTTGATTGCTCCGGGGACTTCGATCCGGGCTGATGAAGGCTCACCGTTTCATATTGGCGAAAGCACGAACATCCAAGATGGTGTAGTGATTCATGGTTTGGAACAAGGCCGGGTCGTTGGGGATGACCAGGAGGAATACTCGGTGTGGGTTGGGAAGAATGCTTCTTTGACCCACATGGCTTTAATTCATGGACCAGCCTATGTGGGAGATGATTGCTTTATTGGCTTTCGCTCGACAGTATTTAATGCCAGGGTGGGCCACGGTTGCATTGTGATGATGCACTCCCTGATTCAAGATGTGGAAATTCCTCCAGGGAAGTATGTAGCTTCTGGGTCGGTGATTACTTCTCAGCAGCAAGCAGACCGTTTGCCGGATGTGCAAGAGGGCGATACGGAGTTTAGCCGCCATGTTGTAGGAATTAATGAGGCTCTGCGGGCTGGGTACTTGTGTGCTGCGGATGCAAACTGCGTTACATCTGTCCGAGATGAGATGATTACATCTAATGGCGATCGCCGTCCCACTACTCAAGTATCAAGTCAGGTATCAAGTATGAATTCAGTAAGCATAGATATTTCCGAGCAAGTTAGAAATTTGTTAGCCCAAGGTTTAAAAATTGGGACGGAACACGCCGATGAGCGCCGCTTCCGCACCAGTTCCTGGCAAAGTGGTTCGACAATTGAAACAAATAACGCGGCGCAAGCGATCGCAGCCCTACAAGCAGCGCTCGAAGAATATAGTGGCGAATATGTCCGGTTAATAGGTATCGACCCGAAAGCTAAGCGTCGGGTACTAGAGCAAATTATCCAACGTCCCGACGGCAAGGTACAAGTCGCAGCTAAGACAACACCGGCGAAAACTCAGTATAGCAATGGTAGTAAAGCCACTGCACAAACTGCGAGTGCTTCCAATAACTCAGACCTAAGTGAACAAGTTAGAAACTTGTTAGCCCAAGGCTTAAAAATTGGCATAGAACACGCAGATGAGCGTCGCTTCCGCACCAGTTCCTGGCAAAGTGGTTCGACAATTGATGCCAAAAATCAAAGCCAAGCGATCGCAGCCCTAGAAGCAGCGCTCGAAGAATATAGTGGCGAATATGTCCGGTTAATAGGCATCGACCCGAAAGCTAAGCGTCGGGTACTAGAGCAAATTATCCAACGTCCCGACGGCAAGGTACAAGTCGCAGCTAAGACAACACCGGCGAAAACTCAGTATAGCAATGGTAGTAAAGCCACTGCACAAACTGCGAGTGCTTCCAATAACTCAGACCTAAGTGAACAAGTTAGAAACTTGTTAGCCCAAGGCTTAAAAATTGGCATAGAACACGCAGATGAGCGTCGCTTCCGCACCAGTTCCTGGCAAAGTGGTTCGACAATTGATGCCAAAAATCAAAGCCAAGCGGTCGCAGCCCTAGAAGCAGCACTCGAAGAATATAGTGGCGAATATGTCCGGTTAATAGGCATCGACCCGAAAGCTAAGCGTCGGGTATTAGAGCAAATTATCCAACGTCCTGAAGGCAAGGTACAAGTCGCAGCTAAGAGCGCCCCGGCTGCTGCTAAGAGTAGCTCATACAGCACTCCGCAAGTGGTTAACAGCTCTCTATTAAGCAGCGAAGTGGTGGATCAAGTGCGAAATCTGTTAGCTCAAGGCTACAAGATTGGTACAGAACACGCCGATGAGCGTCGCTTCCGCACCAGTTCCTGGCATACTTGTTCTCCGATTGAATCAACCAGACAAGCAGAAGTAATTGATGCGCTGGAAGCTTGTATGAACAGCCACAGCGACGAGTATGTGCGCTTATTTGGTATTGACACTAAAGCCAAGCGCCGCGTCCAAGAGACGCTGATTCAACAGCCGAATGGTAAGGCTGGACGTTAG
- a CDS encoding BMC domain-containing protein, translating into MEVQKPGLVRFERTTQPKNFKDTALGMVSTRSFPAIVGTADMMLKSAGVTLIGFEKIGSGYCTAIVRGRISDVRLAVEAGAQTAEQFGQLVSSSVMARPMPNLEVIFPIGRRLSELSDSDSYSRLSNQAVGLLETRGFPAMVGACDAMLKAAEVYLSSYETIGDGLCTAIIRGRVADVAVAVEAGMREAERIGEFNSLMVIPRLLDDLEQILPVATCWVEEKPEPLMVPVNVKETEKQLVELELPDLAKLPPLRVEE; encoded by the coding sequence GTGGAGGTACAAAAACCAGGGCTTGTTCGTTTTGAACGGACAACTCAACCAAAAAACTTCAAAGACACTGCTCTCGGCATGGTTTCGACTCGCAGTTTCCCCGCTATCGTTGGCACAGCTGATATGATGCTGAAGTCAGCCGGGGTGACACTCATCGGGTTTGAAAAAATTGGCAGTGGTTACTGTACCGCTATTGTCCGAGGCAGGATCTCAGATGTCCGTTTAGCTGTAGAAGCCGGCGCACAGACTGCCGAACAGTTTGGTCAATTAGTCTCCTCTTCGGTAATGGCGCGTCCCATGCCCAATTTGGAAGTAATATTTCCTATTGGCAGGCGCTTGTCCGAACTAAGCGACAGCGACAGTTACAGTCGCCTGAGCAATCAAGCGGTTGGTTTGTTGGAAACGCGGGGATTTCCGGCGATGGTGGGAGCCTGCGATGCTATGCTCAAGGCAGCTGAGGTCTATCTATCCTCTTACGAAACTATTGGCGATGGTCTGTGTACCGCGATTATCCGAGGAAGGGTGGCAGATGTGGCTGTAGCTGTTGAGGCTGGGATGAGAGAAGCTGAGAGGATTGGGGAATTCAACTCGCTGATGGTGATTCCAAGACTTTTGGATGATCTGGAGCAAATCCTGCCAGTGGCGACTTGCTGGGTTGAGGAGAAACCTGAACCTCTGATGGTGCCTGTTAACGTTAAGGAAACGGAAAAACAGTTGGTAGAGTTAGAATTACCAGATTTAGCTAAGTTACCACCCCTCCGTGTGGAAGAATGA
- a CDS encoding transferase — translation MHLPLLPPFSNSQVYVQGDVSIDESAAIAPGVIIQADPDCKIIIAAGVCIGMGTIIHAHKGNLEVEAGVILGAGVLLVGTGKIGANACIGAATTVFNASVESCQVVPPGSLLGAKGRQIADTPQATTSEDAANQLESEGFPPESLNGQGIATSDPTTSGKDTPKESAIATTPPTPSGEDTQEEPAPKPPPVGVPVYGQANLNRLLLTLFPHHKSANPPPEDNHSE, via the coding sequence ATGCACTTGCCCCTACTACCGCCGTTTAGCAATTCTCAGGTTTATGTGCAAGGGGATGTGAGTATTGATGAAAGTGCCGCGATCGCACCAGGGGTAATTATTCAAGCAGATCCAGACTGTAAAATTATTATCGCTGCTGGTGTCTGCATCGGCATGGGAACCATTATTCATGCCCATAAAGGCAACCTAGAAGTCGAGGCAGGAGTTATTCTGGGCGCTGGTGTTCTGCTAGTCGGTACCGGTAAGATTGGGGCGAATGCCTGCATTGGTGCCGCGACGACGGTTTTCAACGCATCTGTGGAATCTTGTCAAGTAGTGCCGCCGGGATCTCTGCTAGGAGCCAAGGGGCGGCAAATTGCTGACACCCCACAAGCAACAACAAGCGAAGATGCGGCAAACCAGCTAGAAAGCGAGGGCTTCCCCCCAGAATCCCTAAACGGACAAGGGATAGCCACCAGTGACCCGACTACAAGCGGCAAAGACACCCCAAAGGAGTCAGCGATCGCTACCACTCCCCCGACTCCAAGCGGCGAAGATACCCAAGAGGAGCCAGCGCCTAAGCCTCCCCCTGTTGGCGTTCCCGTCTATGGACAAGCAAACCTGAACCGACTGCTGTTGACTTTGTTTCCTCATCATAAATCCGCCAACCCTCCTCCCGAAGACAATCACAGTGAATGA
- a CDS encoding HNH endonuclease, translated as MPQFAEICSWNFRNYHLIPTAKGGTDDEDNLWLACRLCNSYKGTQTHGRDPVTGRRIRLFNPRHQKWSRHFTWSEDSAQIIGKTICGRATVIALQLNNIIAVMVRREWVAVGWHPPKIE; from the coding sequence TTGCCGCAGTTTGCAGAAATATGTTCTTGGAATTTTAGAAATTACCACCTGATTCCCACAGCTAAAGGTGGTACTGACGATGAAGATAATTTGTGGTTAGCTTGTCGGCTGTGCAATAGTTACAAAGGTACGCAAACGCATGGACGCGACCCAGTGACAGGGCGGCGAATTCGGCTGTTCAACCCTCGACATCAGAAATGGTCGCGGCATTTCACTTGGAGTGAGGACAGCGCGCAGATTATTGGTAAAACTATCTGTGGTCGAGCGACAGTTATAGCTCTCCAACTTAATAATATTATTGCTGTTATGGTTAGACGCGAGTGGGTAGCGGTTGGCTGGCATCCCCCAAAGATTGAATGA
- a CDS encoding LysR family transcriptional regulator has product MKQATLHQLKVFEVVARHGSFTRAAEELFLTQPTVSMQVKQLTKTVGLPLFEQVGKRLYLTDAGRELLVTCREVFDRLAQFEMIVAQMKGLKQGRLRLAVITTTKYFVPRLLGPFCQMYPGIDIALQVTNHERILSRMSENLDDLYILSQIPEHLDITYHQFLANPLVVLAPVDHPLAKEKNIPISRLSGEPFIMREHGSGTRSSVQTLFDEHGVSVKVRLELGSNEAIKQAIAGGLGISVLSRHTLGLDGATNQITILDVQGFPISRHWYVAYPAGKQLSVVAHTFFEYLLEKAPQVAVDMS; this is encoded by the coding sequence TTGAAGCAGGCAACGCTGCATCAGTTAAAGGTTTTTGAGGTGGTGGCTCGGCACGGGAGCTTTACTCGTGCGGCAGAGGAATTATTTCTCACCCAGCCCACCGTCTCTATGCAGGTAAAGCAGCTAACTAAAACAGTTGGCTTGCCACTGTTCGAGCAAGTGGGTAAGCGACTCTATCTTACCGATGCCGGACGGGAACTTTTAGTAACGTGTCGGGAAGTTTTCGATAGATTAGCCCAGTTTGAGATGATTGTTGCTCAAATGAAAGGGCTGAAGCAGGGACGATTGCGGCTGGCAGTGATTACCACTACCAAATACTTTGTGCCGCGTTTACTAGGACCATTTTGCCAGATGTATCCGGGAATTGATATTGCGCTCCAAGTGACAAATCACGAACGGATACTCAGCCGCATGAGCGAGAATCTGGACGATTTGTATATCTTGAGCCAAATACCGGAGCATCTTGATATCACCTATCATCAGTTTCTGGCAAACCCCCTAGTGGTCTTGGCACCTGTCGATCATCCGCTAGCTAAGGAAAAAAATATCCCGATATCTCGCCTTTCTGGTGAGCCGTTTATTATGCGGGAACATGGATCGGGAACGCGCTCATCGGTGCAAACATTATTCGATGAGCATGGTGTTTCTGTAAAAGTCAGGCTGGAGTTGGGGAGTAACGAAGCGATTAAGCAAGCGATCGCCGGCGGCTTAGGCATATCTGTCTTATCTCGCCATACTCTAGGGCTAGATGGTGCCACCAATCAAATTACCATCCTTGATGTGCAAGGCTTTCCTATCAGTCGCCATTGGTATGTAGCATATCCTGCTGGCAAACAGCTCTCGGTTGTCGCTCACACCTTTTTCGAATACCTTTTGGAGAAAGCACCGCAAGTTGCCGTGGATATGTCCTGA
- a CDS encoding type II toxin-antitoxin system HicB family antitoxin, whose amino-acid sequence MIQKYLQKAMELAHYELLEDDEGFYGEIPGATGVWATGKTLEACRTELLEVLEEWVIIGIARGHDLP is encoded by the coding sequence ATGATTCAGAAATATCTCCAGAAGGCTATGGAATTGGCACACTATGAACTGCTGGAGGATGATGAAGGCTTTTATGGAGAAATTCCTGGTGCTACTGGGGTATGGGCAACAGGTAAAACTTTAGAAGCCTGCCGCACGGAGTTATTAGAAGTGCTGGAGGAGTGGGTAATTATCGGTATTGCTAGGGGTCACGACCTGCCATAA
- a CDS encoding mercuric reductase: protein MSQTVEKAIVQPMDEYNQALVANVHPPDWVNPEPASRYNLVVIGAGTAGLVVAGGAGLLGGKVALIEKDLMGGDCLNVGCVPSKCMIRSSRIVGDIQNADKFGIRVPDGTEIDFSAVMERMRRVRAEISPHDSAQRFKEEFNVDVFLGEARFNSADTVEVGGKILRFKKAVIATGAKATAPDIEGLQDAGYLTNETVFSLTEKPQRMAIIGAGPLGCEFAQTFQRLGSQVVLIHKNDHILDKEDADAAEIVQQAFIREGVQLILNSKVKRVERTSVGKVIYYESDGKEDSITVDEILIGVGRSPNVKKLNLEAVGVQYDLRKGVIVNDNLQTSNPRIYAAGDVCMDWKFTHAADAAARIVIQNSLFFGRKKLSSLTMPWVTYTDPEVAHVGMYEKDAQKKGIEVDTFFVPLNEVDRAVADGETAGFAKVFVKKGTDKILGATIVARNAGDMISEVTLAIVGNLGLKTLGSVIHPYPTQAEVIRKAADEYSRTRLTPFIKKLLGWWLAWMR, encoded by the coding sequence ATGTCACAAACAGTTGAAAAAGCAATTGTGCAGCCAATGGATGAATATAATCAGGCTTTGGTTGCTAATGTACATCCGCCAGATTGGGTGAACCCAGAACCTGCGTCTCGTTACAATTTGGTTGTCATTGGAGCAGGTACTGCGGGACTGGTTGTTGCCGGAGGTGCAGGACTTTTAGGTGGTAAAGTAGCCTTAATTGAAAAAGATTTGATGGGTGGAGATTGCCTAAATGTAGGCTGCGTACCTTCTAAATGTATGATTCGCTCCTCTCGTATTGTCGGAGATATTCAGAATGCAGATAAATTTGGTATTCGCGTTCCTGATGGCACAGAAATTGATTTTTCAGCAGTAATGGAGCGAATGCGGCGAGTTCGTGCGGAGATTAGCCCTCACGATTCTGCTCAAAGATTTAAAGAAGAATTTAATGTGGATGTATTTTTGGGAGAAGCGCGTTTTAACAGTGCTGATACTGTGGAAGTTGGAGGAAAAATTTTGCGCTTCAAAAAGGCAGTAATAGCTACTGGTGCTAAGGCTACTGCTCCTGACATTGAAGGGTTACAGGATGCTGGTTATCTCACTAATGAAACGGTATTTTCTCTAACCGAAAAGCCGCAACGAATGGCAATAATTGGTGCTGGCCCCTTGGGGTGCGAATTTGCTCAAACTTTTCAACGTTTAGGCTCACAAGTGGTATTAATACATAAAAATGACCACATTCTGGATAAGGAAGATGCTGATGCAGCAGAAATTGTCCAGCAGGCTTTTATTCGGGAAGGCGTTCAGCTGATATTAAACTCCAAGGTGAAACGGGTTGAGCGAACAAGTGTAGGGAAAGTTATTTATTACGAATCGGATGGAAAAGAAGATTCTATAACGGTAGACGAAATTCTGATTGGAGTTGGGCGATCGCCTAACGTAAAGAAATTAAATCTTGAGGCTGTTGGTGTGCAGTATGACCTCAGAAAAGGAGTGATTGTAAATGACAATCTACAAACCTCTAACCCTCGAATTTATGCGGCTGGTGATGTTTGTATGGATTGGAAATTTACCCATGCTGCTGATGCTGCTGCCAGAATTGTAATTCAAAATAGTTTGTTTTTTGGACGCAAAAAACTCAGTTCGCTGACAATGCCTTGGGTGACATACACCGATCCGGAAGTTGCCCATGTTGGGATGTACGAGAAAGACGCTCAAAAAAAAGGAATTGAGGTGGATACTTTTTTCGTTCCATTAAATGAGGTGGATCGGGCAGTTGCCGATGGCGAAACAGCAGGATTTGCGAAAGTTTTTGTAAAGAAAGGCACTGATAAAATTTTAGGTGCAACGATTGTGGCGCGAAATGCAGGCGATATGATTAGCGAAGTTACTCTGGCAATTGTGGGAAATCTTGGGTTAAAAACTCTTGGTAGTGTCATTCACCCGTATCCTACTCAAGCCGAGGTGATTCGCAAGGCGGCAGATGAATATAGTCGTACTCGTTTAACACCCTTTATTAAGAAACTGTTGGGCTGGTGGCTGGCTTGGATGCGATAG
- a CDS encoding AAA family ATPase — protein MWVESITLTNIKCFREQKIEFTRNATTRRDRAKPYSWITLLGENGVGKSTLLQALALLLAGPEAAKELLPRPTGWVCDPSNPGKLSAVLHQEEIDAGIFGENKIRKSFSYSYAVTADTPVKVGKETYTEPVLIEDSSKILTWLRTNAFASDTQGWFAVGYGAFRRLTRVNQVLIPSLEPAKRSSNFITQFDEDSALSSFERWMVYLDYRIAKDGNDIKARQMRTVGERAITQLLPGNAKVAGVTADGVIQFTVNGQKVPTISLSDGFRSVIALAGDLIWRLLQAFPDIDDPTQTSGVVLIDELDIHLHPSWQRQIAGWLRDVFPNLQFFVATHSPLVAAGGGEDALTLRLDMEDGEVQVTQIDNISAYDVDYILRSPAFGLQSTHSPETQQKIKRYYELRKKIDDLIGEERKEYEQLRLFMKEAQPIGGPPDPGSLEARTKAFLEANLP, from the coding sequence ATGTGGGTTGAAAGCATTACTCTTACCAATATCAAGTGCTTTCGAGAACAGAAGATAGAATTTACTCGTAATGCTACTACTCGTCGGGATAGGGCAAAGCCCTATTCTTGGATTACCTTATTAGGAGAAAATGGAGTAGGAAAAAGCACATTACTTCAGGCACTAGCACTACTTTTAGCAGGACCAGAAGCTGCCAAAGAACTCCTCCCACGCCCTACTGGGTGGGTTTGTGACCCCTCAAACCCAGGCAAGCTATCCGCTGTTCTGCATCAGGAAGAAATTGATGCTGGAATTTTTGGAGAAAATAAAATTCGGAAATCTTTCTCTTATTCCTATGCTGTTACTGCTGATACACCTGTTAAGGTTGGCAAAGAAACCTATACTGAACCTGTGCTAATTGAGGACAGTTCAAAGATCCTCACCTGGCTGCGGACAAATGCCTTTGCCTCAGATACTCAAGGATGGTTTGCTGTCGGTTATGGAGCCTTCCGCCGACTCACGCGAGTGAATCAAGTCTTGATACCCAGCCTAGAGCCAGCAAAGCGCTCCAGCAACTTTATTACGCAGTTTGATGAAGACAGCGCCTTAAGCTCATTTGAGCGGTGGATGGTTTATCTAGATTACCGGATTGCTAAAGATGGGAATGATATTAAGGCGCGACAAATGCGGACGGTGGGGGAAAGAGCTATTACTCAGCTTCTTCCTGGAAACGCGAAGGTTGCTGGGGTGACTGCTGATGGTGTTATCCAGTTCACAGTGAATGGTCAAAAAGTCCCAACCATTAGTTTGTCTGATGGCTTTCGCAGCGTCATAGCCCTAGCTGGAGATTTGATCTGGCGATTACTTCAGGCTTTTCCCGATATTGATGATCCAACGCAGACATCCGGCGTTGTGTTGATCGATGAACTGGATATCCACCTGCACCCATCCTGGCAAAGACAGATTGCTGGTTGGTTGCGGGATGTCTTTCCCAATCTCCAGTTTTTCGTTGCCACCCACAGTCCTCTAGTTGCAGCCGGAGGAGGAGAAGATGCTCTCACTCTCCGCTTAGACATGGAGGATGGTGAAGTTCAGGTGACACAAATTGATAATATTTCAGCCTACGATGTTGACTATATACTTAGAAGTCCTGCTTTTGGTCTTCAGTCAACGCATTCCCCTGAGACACAGCAGAAAATCAAGAGATATTACGAACTCAGAAAGAAGATAGATGATCTGATTGGGGAAGAACGGAAGGAGTACGAGCAACTCAGGCTGTTTATGAAGGAAGCACAGCCGATTGGTGGTCCTCCCGATCCCGGTAGTTTAGAAGCTCGAACCAAGGCTTTTTTGGAGGCAAATCTGCCTTGA
- a CDS encoding SDR family NAD(P)-dependent oxidoreductase, with translation MDIQGKTALITGASRGIGRAIALVLAKQGAKRLLLVARDEQRLAQVAAEIEAMGVEVAILPLDLAQVIEVNIAIAKAWRDYGQIHLLVNCAGVAHQTPFLRSRLPNVQEEIAINLMGMYTITRLVARRMAAQREGTIVNVSSLMGKVAAPTMATYSATKFAIVGFTQALRGELAAYNIRVIALLPSLTDTDMVRELQWFRWVVPTTTEKVAQALVAGLHKESPEILVGWQSHLAVWCNRLAPWLLEKVLLIAAPLSKYKQKRYRRLREAGAIGR, from the coding sequence ATGGATATTCAAGGAAAGACAGCTCTGATTACTGGAGCTTCGCGGGGGATTGGACGAGCGATCGCACTCGTTTTAGCCAAACAAGGAGCAAAACGCCTGTTGTTGGTAGCACGCGATGAACAGCGGTTAGCCCAAGTCGCCGCCGAAATCGAAGCTATGGGCGTGGAAGTGGCGATCCTACCTTTGGATTTGGCTCAAGTGATAGAAGTGAATATTGCGATCGCTAAAGCTTGGCGAGACTACGGGCAAATTCATCTACTCGTCAACTGTGCAGGCGTTGCACACCAAACACCCTTCTTACGTTCCCGACTGCCAAATGTGCAGGAAGAAATCGCCATTAATTTAATGGGAATGTACACCATCACACGTCTAGTTGCTCGACGCATGGCAGCACAACGGGAAGGGACAATCGTTAACGTTTCAAGCTTAATGGGCAAAGTGGCAGCCCCGACGATGGCAACTTATTCTGCCACCAAGTTTGCAATTGTCGGATTTACCCAAGCCTTGCGCGGCGAACTCGCTGCATACAATATCCGGGTAATAGCTTTGCTGCCCTCTTTAACCGATACTGACATGGTGCGAGAATTACAGTGGTTTCGCTGGGTAGTTCCCACGACTACCGAGAAAGTCGCTCAGGCGCTCGTCGCCGGACTGCACAAGGAATCGCCGGAAATCTTGGTAGGATGGCAAAGTCATTTGGCTGTGTGGTGCAACCGCCTTGCACCTTGGCTGCTGGAGAAGGTTTTACTGATAGCTGCTCCGCTGTCGAAGTATAAACAAAAGCGTTACCGCAGACTTAGAGAGGCTGGAGCAATCGGGCGTTAG